One genomic segment of Ferrimonas sp. YFM includes these proteins:
- a CDS encoding EAL domain-containing protein, whose protein sequence is MSSIHIRALKVALFPLLIWTALILFSYLWNAKSISAQIMGQAYAEARTNLNKDITFRRWGTEHGGVYVPITDTQKSVPWLDHIPDRDVTTTGGLELTLLNPATMLHQMMDAYAEEYGVRERITGLKQLNPHNKPDEWETEQLHAFERGESREVWAEVEIEGVPYLRYLRAMYMEPGCDKCHGILGYKTGDLRGAIGLNLPLSAYFDMIDESEKNLLLTYLSIWFLIGMLMITFGYLTIIQRSEKARRERERLTSQKALRIYGNAFESSGDAILIADIENRIFDVNPAFEELTGYTLQEVKGQMTSILSSGETKANVYTEMWHRLTEFGFWSGELWNRRKNGEMYPVWTSITLVTDREESESFYIANYRDISEQKAIQAQISHLAHHDILTGLSNRYSLEERLEQAMFSCTRAQKALAVLFIDLDRFKNINDSLGHQSGDRFLIKVADRIRACVREEDIVARIGGDEFVIVITGLKDQLKVSYVADKLMRVIQQPYQLNNRKLETTASIGICLYPNDAQTVADLLKNADVAMYQAKARGGNNYQYFSPVMSIAANERLELEHDMRSALRLGRFELYFQPQLDSADRTLFGVEALLRWNDPVRGMVPPDKFIPIAEETGFIIPLGDWVLEQACKKLSELKRTQDKPIKVAVNISAKQLQSDALVSTVAGLIDQYSIEKNELQIEITESAAMQEPEFAAHQLSLLSNLGVLLAIDDFGTGHSSMVYLKRLPIHTLKLDRTFVGDIGADEGDEEICIATISLAHSLGLRVVAEGVETRQQLTFLVSHRCDYLQGFLFSKPLSAADLDRFMMRERQFYW, encoded by the coding sequence ATGAGTTCCATTCACATAAGGGCATTGAAGGTAGCGCTTTTCCCACTGCTGATTTGGACTGCACTGATATTGTTCTCTTATCTGTGGAATGCCAAGTCCATCAGTGCGCAGATTATGGGTCAGGCTTATGCAGAAGCGCGCACCAACCTGAATAAAGACATCACTTTCCGGCGCTGGGGGACTGAGCATGGTGGGGTTTATGTGCCCATCACCGACACCCAGAAATCGGTACCCTGGCTGGATCATATTCCCGACCGCGACGTCACCACCACCGGCGGTCTCGAGCTCACCCTGTTGAACCCTGCCACCATGCTGCATCAGATGATGGATGCCTACGCGGAAGAGTATGGGGTGAGGGAGCGGATTACCGGCTTGAAGCAACTGAATCCTCATAATAAACCGGACGAGTGGGAAACTGAGCAGCTACATGCCTTTGAGCGGGGCGAAAGCAGGGAGGTCTGGGCAGAGGTGGAGATCGAAGGGGTGCCCTACCTGCGTTATTTACGCGCCATGTATATGGAGCCCGGTTGTGACAAGTGCCATGGAATATTGGGCTATAAAACGGGAGATTTACGGGGAGCCATTGGTTTAAATCTTCCTCTTTCAGCCTATTTCGACATGATCGATGAATCTGAAAAGAATTTATTGCTGACATATTTGTCAATCTGGTTTTTAATTGGGATGCTAATGATCACCTTTGGGTATCTTACAATTATCCAAAGGTCAGAAAAGGCCCGCCGTGAACGCGAGAGATTAACTTCTCAGAAAGCACTCAGGATTTATGGCAATGCATTTGAAAGTAGCGGTGATGCCATTCTTATTGCAGATATTGAAAATAGAATCTTTGATGTAAACCCCGCTTTCGAAGAACTGACAGGCTACACCCTGCAAGAAGTAAAAGGCCAGATGACCTCCATCTTGTCCAGTGGAGAAACCAAGGCGAATGTGTATACCGAGATGTGGCATCGCCTTACTGAATTTGGCTTCTGGAGCGGTGAGCTTTGGAATCGGAGAAAGAACGGCGAGATGTATCCTGTCTGGACGTCGATTACCCTGGTCACAGACAGAGAGGAGTCCGAGTCTTTCTACATCGCCAATTACCGGGACATCAGTGAACAGAAAGCTATTCAAGCCCAAATATCTCACCTGGCCCACCACGACATCCTTACCGGACTGAGCAACAGATACAGCCTCGAAGAGCGCTTGGAGCAGGCGATGTTCAGCTGCACCCGAGCACAAAAGGCATTGGCGGTATTGTTCATCGACCTGGATCGCTTTAAAAACATCAACGACTCACTCGGGCATCAGTCAGGGGATAGGTTTCTCATCAAAGTGGCCGACCGCATCAGAGCCTGCGTTCGAGAAGAGGACATTGTGGCGCGCATTGGTGGCGACGAGTTTGTCATAGTGATCACCGGGCTTAAGGATCAGCTCAAGGTGTCTTATGTGGCCGACAAGCTGATGAGAGTGATACAGCAACCGTACCAGTTGAACAATCGCAAGTTGGAAACCACAGCCAGTATTGGCATCTGCCTCTACCCTAATGATGCTCAGACGGTAGCAGACCTGCTCAAGAACGCCGATGTTGCCATGTACCAGGCGAAAGCCCGGGGAGGCAATAATTATCAGTACTTCTCTCCCGTCATGTCCATTGCCGCCAACGAGCGACTGGAGCTGGAACACGACATGCGATCGGCGTTAAGGCTGGGGCGATTTGAGCTGTACTTTCAGCCTCAACTGGACTCGGCCGATCGCACTCTCTTTGGGGTTGAGGCTCTGCTGCGCTGGAATGACCCTGTGAGGGGCATGGTGCCACCGGATAAGTTCATTCCCATTGCCGAGGAGACCGGATTCATTATTCCTCTGGGGGACTGGGTGTTAGAGCAAGCGTGCAAAAAACTCTCCGAGTTAAAACGCACTCAGGACAAACCCATTAAAGTGGCGGTCAATATTTCGGCGAAACAGTTGCAGTCGGACGCCCTGGTGAGCACGGTAGCCGGGCTCATTGATCAGTATTCAATCGAGAAAAATGAGCTGCAGATTGAGATCACCGAATCGGCCGCCATGCAGGAGCCGGAGTTTGCCGCTCATCAGTTGTCTCTGCTCAGTAACCTGGGGGTGTTGCTGGCCATTGATGACTTCGGCACAGGCCACTCCTCTATGGTGTATCTGAAGCGGTTGCCGATTCATACTCTTAAGCTGGATCGCACCTTTGTCGGTGACATTGGTGCGGATGAGGGCGATGAGGAGATCTGCATCGCCACCATCTCTCTGGCTCACAGCCTGGGATTGAGAGTGGTCGCCGAAGGGGTGGAAACCCGGCAGCAGCTGACGTTTCTGGTGTCTCACCGCTGTGATTATTTGCAGGGCTTCCTGTTCAGCAAGCCTCTTTCTGCTGCCGACCTGGACCGATTTATGATGAGAGAGCGTCAGTTCTATTGGTGA